One window of Corynebacterium doosanense CAU 212 = DSM 45436 genomic DNA carries:
- a CDS encoding dynamin family protein gives MTRPVAQTRRSPRESVERATQIIRRYGMERTAEHAVELMDTTFRAGTVVVIGEIKRGKSSLVNALVGHRNLLPVDVLTCTSAPIRVRVDPEIPADAAPRIALVRGDRRDPANAGDIVTWATQESVSGMVRSRDEEKIALIPTAVDIEMHLDDLGAVTVIDTPGVGGLDEHAVTAALQEANRAGLVLMVCDASTPITAPEMDILDRARTQTGGVIVVVTKTDKNLRRWRDIVEDDKRLIEKHVGVRLPVIGVSSLRAVDAAQADDPARRAELEERSGIAELRRMIRGHLENPSSSGQLAGVEAARGALHRIRGSISEDIAINTDSSAAVAELENERAGLERLREQAGEWEQLFQRDIALTRNRITDTLDGELDLLRQAWSRRIDSEGLRVLRAKPQVFTSQIETELVSVMDKTVSALLNEISDHTHRMFPDDAETRDAVMAVVLQSIGPREVSGPEVAKKTKDLLDPSMLTMGMVGAGLLTAVIPFAPLAGAAWIGVNAGFRAMRNGKQHLQQWLRETTATVKASTVRMMDMVITTARSEIMMSHRRNLKARSRELQLKIDEARTVARDSESERQARVATLNKNLDIVTATIRELDGHVDTLRAPAPAPTRDTPAGAPQ, from the coding sequence ATGACCAGACCTGTGGCGCAGACGCGCCGGAGCCCCCGCGAATCGGTCGAGCGGGCGACCCAGATCATCCGTCGGTACGGGATGGAACGCACGGCCGAGCACGCCGTGGAGCTCATGGACACCACCTTCCGCGCCGGGACCGTGGTGGTCATCGGGGAGATCAAACGCGGAAAGTCCTCGCTGGTCAATGCCCTGGTCGGCCACCGCAACCTGCTGCCCGTCGACGTGCTCACCTGCACCTCGGCGCCGATCCGGGTGCGGGTGGATCCGGAGATCCCGGCGGACGCCGCGCCGAGGATTGCCCTGGTCCGCGGGGACCGGAGGGATCCGGCGAACGCCGGGGACATTGTCACGTGGGCCACGCAGGAGTCGGTCTCCGGGATGGTGCGCTCCCGGGACGAGGAGAAGATTGCCCTGATCCCCACGGCCGTGGACATCGAGATGCATCTCGACGACCTCGGGGCGGTCACCGTGATCGACACCCCGGGGGTGGGCGGCCTCGACGAACACGCCGTCACTGCCGCACTGCAGGAGGCCAACCGCGCCGGGCTGGTGCTCATGGTCTGCGACGCCTCCACGCCCATCACGGCCCCCGAGATGGACATCCTCGACCGGGCCCGCACCCAGACCGGCGGGGTCATCGTCGTGGTGACCAAGACGGACAAGAACCTGCGCCGCTGGCGCGACATCGTTGAGGACGACAAACGTCTGATCGAGAAACACGTCGGGGTGAGACTGCCGGTCATCGGCGTCTCGTCGCTGCGGGCCGTGGATGCTGCGCAGGCCGACGACCCCGCCCGGCGCGCCGAGCTGGAGGAACGCTCCGGCATCGCCGAGCTGCGCAGGATGATCCGCGGCCACCTGGAGAATCCGTCGAGTAGCGGGCAACTGGCCGGGGTGGAGGCCGCCCGCGGGGCGCTGCACCGCATCAGGGGTTCGATCAGCGAGGACATCGCCATCAACACCGACTCCTCGGCCGCGGTGGCCGAGCTGGAGAACGAGCGGGCCGGGCTGGAGCGGCTGCGCGAGCAGGCCGGGGAATGGGAGCAGCTGTTCCAGCGCGACATCGCCCTGACCCGCAACCGCATCACCGACACCCTCGACGGCGAGCTGGATCTGCTGCGGCAGGCCTGGTCGCGGCGGATCGACTCCGAGGGACTGCGCGTGCTGCGCGCGAAACCCCAGGTGTTCACCAGCCAGATCGAGACCGAGCTGGTCAGCGTCATGGACAAGACCGTCTCCGCGCTACTCAACGAGATCTCCGACCACACCCACCGCATGTTCCCCGACGACGCCGAGACCCGCGACGCCGTCATGGCCGTGGTGCTGCAGTCCATCGGCCCCCGCGAGGTCTCCGGCCCCGAGGTGGCGAAGAAGACCAAGGACCTGCTGGATCCCTCGATGCTCACCATGGGCATGGTCGGGGCGGGCCTGCTCACCGCGGTCATCCCCTTCGCGCCTCTCGCCGGCGCCGCGTGGATCGGGGTCAACGCCGGCTTCCGTGCCATGCGCAACGGTAAGCAGCACCTGCAGCAGTGGCTGCGGGAGACCACCGCGACCGTGAAGGCGTCGACCGTGCGCATGATGGACATGGTCATCACCACCGCGCGCTCCGAGATCATGATGAGCCACCGCCGCAACCTCAAGGCCCGGAGCCGGGAGCTGCAGCTGAAGATCGACGAGGCCCGCACCGTCGCCCGGGACTCCGAGTCCGAGCGGCAGGCGCGGGTGGCCACGCTGAACAAGAACCTCGACATCGTCACCGCCACCATTCGGGAGCTGGACGGGCACGTCGATACGCTCCGTGCGCCCGCACCCGCACCCACCCGTGACACCCCGGCAGGAGCACCCCAGTGA